In one Rhodothermales bacterium genomic region, the following are encoded:
- a CDS encoding NUDIX hydrolase: MHRWSVLNSQYLVDRAWMKLREDHVRLPNGHEIEEFHVVEYPNWAAVVCLDTEGHLVLVEQYRHGISRLSLELPAGVIEPEEAPHDGARRELLEETGYVSDDWTFLGRCATDPSNHSNYAYLYVARDAAPAAEQALDHEEVIRVHRMPIDDLNRALDAGDIVHGIHLTALLWASRRGLLV; the protein is encoded by the coding sequence ATGCATCGCTGGAGCGTTCTCAACAGTCAGTATCTGGTCGATCGCGCGTGGATGAAACTCCGCGAGGATCATGTCCGTCTCCCCAATGGGCACGAGATCGAGGAATTTCATGTCGTCGAATACCCGAACTGGGCGGCGGTGGTGTGCCTCGATACCGAGGGGCACCTCGTGCTGGTGGAGCAATATCGGCACGGGATCAGCCGTTTAAGTCTGGAGCTGCCCGCCGGCGTCATCGAGCCCGAAGAGGCGCCACACGACGGCGCCCGGCGCGAATTGCTCGAGGAAACCGGGTATGTGTCGGACGACTGGACGTTCCTCGGCCGCTGCGCCACCGACCCGAGCAACCACTCGAATTACGCTTACCTGTACGTCGCTCGCGACGCGGCCCCCGCGGCGGAGCAGGCGCTCGATCACGAGGAGGTCATCCGCGTGCACCGGATGCCCATCGACGATCTCAATCGGGCGCTTGACGCCGGCGACATTGTACACGGCATCCACCTGACGGCGCTCCTCTGGGCGAGCCGGCGCGGCTTGCTCGTGTGA